One genomic segment of Mytilus trossulus isolate FHL-02 chromosome 4, PNRI_Mtr1.1.1.hap1, whole genome shotgun sequence includes these proteins:
- the LOC134716844 gene encoding uncharacterized protein LOC134716844, which produces MEKLDTTVKNIKSNAERAVKDRELNLAEIQNQRQKFHVEIKQIRNKINEHLDSLEQRILQDVYAAEKKVKSQTENLLGKLAENIESLDLLQTNMSAIKEYGSDLQAYFWSKLFEKDIQKHEIFMKSLFENGSLKKIDINCKIQDLSDILSTVTSFGSVTVESGSPLVVVQTEMDKQAHTFQRAPPTPIYDIKMASKSCFDFTGVTGCSVSCAETLFLIDTSQPRLLILNKDGTLKSDIPLSESYQVGVTCIDDETVAVSFPGSEQIQIINITTKNVESTIKTVGKCFGIYYIDGYLLYCVAKRGIQKVTLSDKCSSNLVKDDTLSVWSYVTTAEDKIFYTNRSNSVVTCCSMTGKKVWEYNHQSVCSPTGKAVDNDSIVYVASSHHNTIVVMSSNGKLARKLLGDDARINNPYGLSFDEKKENLRVCNYYGPVLYELY; this is translated from the coding sequence ATGGAAAAACTAGATACCActgtgaaaaatattaaaagtaatgCCGAGAGAGCTGTTAAAGATCGGGAATTAAATCTTGCTGAAATTCAGAATCAAAGGCAGAAGTTTCATGTAGAGATAAAACAGATCCGAAATAAGATAAACGAACACCTTGACAGCTTAGAACAAAGAATACTTCAGGATGTATATGCTGCTGAGAAGAAAGTTAAATCACAGACAGAAAACTTACTGGGAAAACTCGCtgaaaatattgaaagtttGGATCTATTGCAAACTAATATGTCAGCTATCAAAGAATATGGGTCAGACCTTCAAGCATATTTTTGGAGTAAATTGTTTGAGAAAGACATTCagaaacatgaaatatttatgaagtCGTTATTTGAGAACGGAAGTTTAAAGAAGATCGACATCAACTGTAAAATTCAAGATTTATCCGACATATTGTCTACGGTTACTTCATTTGGTTCAGTAACTGTTGAATCGGGTTCTCCATTGGTGGTTGTGCAGACGGAGATGGACAAACAAGCACACACTTTTCAACGGGCGCCGCCTACACCtatatatgatattaaaatggCATCAAAAAGTTGTTTTGATTTTACTGGTGTCACGGGGTGTTCCGTATCTTGTGCAGAGACACTCTTTCTGATAGACACCAGTCAACCCCGTCTTCTGATCTTAAATAAAGACGGAACTTTGAAGAGTGACATTCCTTTGTCAGAGTCATACCAAGTTGGTGTTACCTGTATCGATGACGAGACAGTAGCTGTATCATTTCCTGGTTCAGAACAGATTCAAATCATAAACATTACAACTAAAAATGTTGAAAGCACAATAAAAACGGTCGGTAAGTGTTTcggtatatattatattgatggCTATTTGCTGTACTGTGTTGCTAAAAGAGGTATTCAGAAAGTAACTTTGTCAGACAAATGCTCGTCAAACTTAGTAAAAGACGACACTTTGTCCGTGTGGAGTTATGTAACAACTGCTGAAGACAAGATATTTTATACCAATCGCTCAAACTCCGTCGTGACATGCTGTTCAATGACTGGAAAGAAGGTGTGGGAATACAATCATCAATCAGTTTGTTCTCCTACAGGGAAAGCTGTAGATAACGACTCAATTGTGTATGTTGCTTCATCTCATCACAATACAATAGTTGTAATGTCGTCGAATGGTAAACTAGCAAGAAAGCTGCTTGGAGATGATGCCAGAATTAACAATCCTTACGGACTCTCGTTTgatgaaaagaaagaaaacttgAGAGTTTGTAATTATTATGGACCTGTATTGTACGAGCTGTATTAG